From one Paenibacillus sp. FSL K6-1330 genomic stretch:
- a CDS encoding helix-turn-helix domain-containing protein: protein MSDRKHKNHVIPSTEGCPVETTLEVIGGKWKGIILYHLIEGPKRFSEFRRLYPAITQFMLTLQLRELERDGIIHREVYKQVPPKVEYSLTEFGKTLEPIILSMKSWGATYKNRIVDIRLQSQDPEEDGQNSQSDG, encoded by the coding sequence TTGAGCGATCGTAAACATAAGAACCATGTGATTCCAAGTACAGAAGGGTGTCCTGTTGAAACAACTCTGGAAGTTATCGGGGGAAAATGGAAAGGTATTATTCTCTATCACCTCATTGAAGGTCCGAAAAGATTTAGTGAATTCCGCCGCCTGTACCCGGCCATTACGCAGTTCATGCTCACGCTGCAGCTTCGGGAGCTTGAGCGGGATGGCATTATTCATCGCGAAGTATATAAACAGGTACCACCTAAAGTGGAATATTCGCTTACTGAATTCGGAAAGACATTGGAACCGATCATTTTATCCATGAAGAGTTGGGGAGCAACTTATAAAAATAGAATTGTTGATATTCGTTTACAATCGCAGGATCCTGAAGAGGATGGTCAAAATAGTCAGAGCGATGGCTAA